In the Parasteatoda tepidariorum isolate YZ-2023 chromosome 3, CAS_Ptep_4.0, whole genome shotgun sequence genome, one interval contains:
- the LOC107449798 gene encoding glutathione S-transferase Mu 1: MSQITLAYWDIRGLGEPIRYLLHYKNVKFEDKRYQDPDTWQKEKFNLGLDFPNLPYYIDDKVKLTQSTTILRYLAKVYDLEGETEEEKLRASLVEQQISDLRMLFARNVCYTDSDETRKEVLNTIPGMLKLYAEFLGNRKFFVSDNITYVDFLAYETFDFCVLFSKTVLDDFPNLKAYQERVRNLPELQEYFSSSKRWPIVGPLAHWGGSGEMPE; the protein is encoded by the coding sequence atgagtCAAATCACGTTAGCTTATTGGGATATAAGAGGTCTCGGAGAACCAATTCGGTATCTACTTCATTACAAAAACGTAAAATTCGAAGACAAGAGGTATCAAGATCCTGATACCTggcaaaaagaaaagtttaacttaggCTTGGATTTCCCAAATTTGCCTTATTATATCGATGATAAAGTCAAGTTGACACAAAGTACCACGATTCTGAGGTACTTGGCTAAAGTATATGATTTGGAAGGAGAAACCgaagaagaaaaactaagaGCCTCGTTAGTTGAACAACAGATATCGGATCTTCGCATGTTGTTTGCCCGGAACGTTTGTTACACAGATTCTGATGAAACAcgaaaagaagttttaaacaCCATTCCTGGTATGTTGAAACTTTATGCGGAATTTCTTGGGAATAGAAAATTCTTCGTCAGCGATAATATCACTTACGTAGACTTTCTGGCTTatgaaacttttgatttttgtgtcttattttcaAAGACAGTTTTGGATGACTTTCCAAACCTCAAAGCTTACCAGGAAAGAGTCAGAAATTTACCTGAACTGCAAGAATACTTCAGTTCATCGAAAAGATGGCCAATTGTTGGACCACTAGCTCATTGGGGAGGTAGTGGTGAAATGCCGGAATAG